A single genomic interval of Antarcticibacterium arcticum harbors:
- a CDS encoding MBL fold metallo-hydrolase RNA specificity domain-containing protein gives MKNNNVNIHFLGAAGTVTGSKYLVDTGEKKILIDCGLFQGLKELRLKNWEYPPVKVSEIDMVLLTHGHLDHTGYLPRLVKQGFNGPIYGTNPTLDIAKIILNDSAKIQEQEAERANNEGYSKHSPAEPLYDLKDVEKTIPHFKGVPQSQWIPLFDGIRARFQYNGHILGSTFIELDVHGKRFVFSGDIGRTNDLLLYPPLKPKKADVLFIESTYGGRFHPDEVEAILQIEKLVNDTINRGGSLFIPSFSVERAQLMMLIFWRLLKENKIPKVQMIMDSPMGVNVLDLFHNTRDWHRLEDNECEEMCSHFTVVSSYRKTMELRADNKPKIVIAGSGMLTGGRMLNYLETQAQNPNNTLLFVGYQAEGTRGRKLLEGEKELKVYGKWVPFKMKVAEIEGLSAHADHKELMDWMRKIKDKPERIFIVHGEKQSAEALQKGMKETYGWDAEIPQLYSIEEIDQIKKNY, from the coding sequence ATGAAAAATAATAACGTAAACATCCATTTTTTGGGCGCAGCAGGTACCGTAACCGGTTCAAAATATTTGGTGGATACCGGAGAAAAAAAAATACTGATCGACTGCGGACTTTTTCAAGGATTGAAGGAATTACGTCTTAAAAACTGGGAATATCCGCCTGTGAAAGTTTCAGAAATTGATATGGTACTGCTTACCCACGGCCATTTAGACCATACAGGTTATCTGCCTCGTTTGGTAAAACAAGGATTCAATGGGCCAATCTATGGTACCAATCCAACATTGGACATTGCCAAAATAATACTGAACGACAGTGCAAAAATACAGGAACAGGAAGCCGAGCGTGCCAATAATGAAGGTTATTCCAAGCATAGCCCGGCAGAACCGCTTTACGATTTAAAGGATGTAGAAAAAACAATTCCGCATTTTAAGGGAGTTCCGCAATCGCAATGGATTCCATTGTTTGATGGTATTAGAGCCCGATTTCAGTATAATGGACATATTTTGGGTTCTACCTTCATAGAGTTGGATGTACACGGAAAACGCTTTGTTTTTTCAGGAGATATTGGAAGAACAAATGATTTACTATTGTATCCACCCTTGAAACCAAAAAAGGCCGACGTGTTATTTATAGAATCAACCTACGGAGGAAGATTTCATCCTGATGAAGTGGAAGCCATTCTGCAGATTGAAAAATTAGTCAACGATACCATCAACAGAGGCGGCAGCTTATTTATCCCGAGTTTTTCAGTAGAGCGTGCACAATTGATGATGTTGATTTTCTGGAGATTGCTCAAGGAGAACAAAATACCCAAGGTGCAAATGATTATGGACAGCCCAATGGGAGTCAATGTATTGGACCTGTTCCACAACACCAGGGATTGGCATCGATTGGAAGACAATGAATGTGAAGAAATGTGTTCCCACTTTACCGTCGTAAGTAGCTACCGTAAAACTATGGAATTACGAGCTGATAATAAACCTAAAATCGTCATTGCAGGAAGTGGAATGCTCACAGGTGGAAGAATGCTCAACTACCTTGAAACACAGGCACAAAACCCAAATAACACTTTGCTTTTTGTTGGTTATCAAGCTGAAGGCACTCGGGGAAGAAAACTCCTGGAAGGTGAGAAAGAACTAAAAGTGTACGGAAAATGGGTGCCATTTAAAATGAAGGTGGCGGAAATTGAAGGACTTTCGGCACACGCAGACCATAAAGAACTTATGGATTGGATGCGTAAGATAAAGGACAAGCCTGAACGGATTTTTATTGTACATGGCGAAAAGCAAAGTGCAGAAGCCCTTCAAAAAGGTATGAAGGAAACTTATGGATGGGATGCTGAAATTCCACAATTGTATTCTATTGAAGAAATAGACCAAATCAAAAAAAATTACTAA
- a CDS encoding type II glyceraldehyde-3-phosphate dehydrogenase, translating into MKKIAVVGYGVIGKRVANAINLQDDMKLSGVCDIISDWRIQNAVRKNYNIYAATQDAVDKMKSEGISVEGDLIELLKMSDLVIDCTPKKIAAQNVAIYKEKNIKFILQGGEKHETTGHSFSAESNYESAININATRVVSCNTTSILRTLTALKRANFLESARGTLLRRATDPWESHLGGIMNTMVPEKDIPSHQGPDAKSVDPELDVVTAAVKIPETLSHMHYWNVKLKKKVSKDEVLDAFKTSTRIKMIRYDQGLVSNNTIKEMFLDMGRPWGDMYEVALWEDMLKVQGDELFYAYVVDNQAIVIPETIDAIRALTGLEKNAQDSILKTNRTLGVLQN; encoded by the coding sequence ATGAAAAAGATAGCAGTAGTAGGATACGGGGTCATTGGCAAAAGAGTGGCCAATGCCATCAATTTGCAAGACGACATGAAGCTTTCGGGTGTCTGTGATATTATTAGCGATTGGCGCATTCAAAATGCAGTAAGAAAGAATTACAACATATATGCAGCCACCCAAGATGCAGTTGACAAAATGAAATCTGAAGGGATTTCAGTTGAGGGGGATTTAATTGAACTTTTAAAGATGTCAGATCTGGTCATAGACTGTACCCCTAAAAAGATTGCTGCTCAAAATGTGGCGATTTATAAAGAAAAAAACATTAAATTCATACTACAGGGTGGCGAAAAACACGAAACCACAGGGCATTCTTTTAGTGCTGAAAGTAACTATGAATCAGCTATAAACATTAATGCTACCCGCGTAGTTTCCTGCAACACCACCTCCATTTTAAGAACTCTTACCGCGCTTAAAAGAGCAAATTTTTTAGAAAGTGCTCGTGGCACGTTGTTGAGAAGAGCAACAGATCCCTGGGAAAGCCATCTGGGTGGAATAATGAATACCATGGTTCCCGAAAAAGATATACCCAGTCATCAGGGGCCAGATGCTAAGAGTGTGGATCCCGAACTGGACGTAGTAACAGCAGCAGTTAAGATACCCGAAACGCTAAGTCACATGCATTACTGGAATGTAAAACTGAAGAAAAAGGTCTCTAAAGATGAAGTCTTAGATGCCTTTAAAACTTCTACACGAATAAAGATGATCCGGTATGACCAGGGTTTGGTTTCTAATAACACCATTAAAGAAATGTTTCTGGACATGGGGCGGCCTTGGGGAGATATGTACGAAGTAGCACTTTGGGAAGATATGCTGAAGGTACAGGGAGACGAACTGTTCTATGCATATGTAGTAGATAATCAAGCGATTGTAATCCCTGAAACTATTGACGCCATAAGAGCACTTACAGGTCTTGAAAAGAATGCTCAAGATTCTATTCTCAAAACTAACCGAACATTAGGGGTATTACAAAACTAG
- a CDS encoding P-II family nitrogen regulator, whose product MKEIKAFVRPGKIQEVVSSLRKAGYCCLTVFKGEGTGDYTDPDKEWPSLDLPFLHSKVIKLEIVCDNSDVNSIVELIRTHGRTGKSGDGLIYITDINKTIRIREQ is encoded by the coding sequence ATGAAAGAAATAAAAGCATTTGTTCGACCGGGTAAAATCCAGGAGGTTGTTTCCAGTCTGAGAAAAGCAGGATATTGTTGCTTAACTGTCTTTAAGGGAGAGGGAACCGGAGATTATACAGACCCCGACAAAGAATGGCCTTCTCTTGATCTTCCCTTTCTCCACAGCAAAGTAATAAAACTGGAAATAGTTTGCGACAATAGTGATGTGAATAGTATTGTTGAACTAATTCGCACCCATGGAAGGACTGGTAAAAGTGGTGATGGTCTCATTTACATCACCGACATTAACAAAACGATCCGGATTAGGGAACAATAA
- a CDS encoding SHOCT domain-containing protein has protein sequence MHDYDSFFGGMHLIWWFIWIVFLIWVFLIPTQWGKRNRREEPLDILKRRFARGEISKEQFEEQKKVLESNE, from the coding sequence ATGCACGATTATGACAGTTTTTTTGGAGGGATGCACCTCATTTGGTGGTTTATCTGGATAGTCTTTCTTATTTGGGTTTTCCTGATACCTACACAGTGGGGAAAAAGAAATAGAAGAGAAGAACCGCTGGATATTCTAAAAAGGCGATTTGCACGGGGTGAAATTTCGAAGGAACAGTTTGAAGAACAAAAGAAAGTATTAGAATCGAATGAATAA
- a CDS encoding DUF3347 domain-containing protein produces the protein MKTLKVKTAVVLLLTVSLGYSQEKKMMHHDHEKMESGEMKMMDSEIPEFKNGKITASYESYLNLKTAIQKSDQELAKEEAEQLLSSLVKLEGTDRLQKAATKLAASRDLESQKAAFSDFSSEFADFLKGRVAESQLYLARCPMANSNSGGFWLSHKEEIQNPFFGGKMLTCGSIKETIK, from the coding sequence ATGAAAACTTTAAAAGTAAAAACTGCAGTAGTACTATTATTAACCGTAAGTCTGGGGTATAGCCAGGAGAAGAAAATGATGCACCACGATCACGAAAAAATGGAGTCGGGTGAGATGAAAATGATGGACAGTGAAATTCCCGAGTTTAAAAACGGGAAAATTACTGCTTCTTATGAGAGTTATTTAAACCTTAAGACGGCGATACAAAAATCTGATCAAGAACTGGCAAAGGAGGAAGCAGAGCAACTTCTCAGCTCTCTTGTAAAATTAGAAGGGACCGATCGATTACAGAAAGCCGCAACAAAGCTGGCTGCTAGTCGTGATCTGGAATCACAAAAGGCTGCATTTTCGGATTTTTCCAGTGAATTTGCTGATTTTCTTAAGGGCAGAGTAGCGGAAAGCCAATTGTATCTTGCCCGCTGTCCAATGGCTAACAGCAATTCAGGCGGCTTTTGGCTGAGTCACAAAGAAGAGATTCAAAATCCTTTTTTTGGAGGAAAGATGCTTACATGTGGAAGTATAAAAGAAACCATTAAATAA
- a CDS encoding ATP cone domain-containing protein, which translates to MKRSVLVKKSSGEYENFQIEKLIHSLRRAGANEVIVQDIAGKVQEQIEEEMSTKKIYQLAFNMLKAKSRVSASKYKLKKAIMELGPSGFPFEKFVGKLLANEGFATEVGVIVEGKCVSHEIDVIAQKDNKHYMIECKYHSDQGRVCNVKIPLYIQSRFLDVEQQWEHQKEHKEKFHKGGLFTNTRFTSDAIQYGKCVGLLLTSWDYPLDNGLKDRIDKAGLHPLTALTTLTKAEKTKLLDEGIVLCKELHESPSFLDKIGIDKTRLQKILEDSKELCKSH; encoded by the coding sequence ATGAAAAGATCAGTCCTGGTTAAAAAGTCTTCGGGTGAGTATGAGAATTTCCAAATAGAAAAACTCATCCATTCCCTTAGGCGGGCAGGAGCAAATGAGGTTATTGTTCAGGATATTGCCGGGAAGGTGCAGGAGCAGATTGAAGAAGAAATGAGCACAAAAAAAATCTATCAATTAGCATTTAATATGCTAAAGGCAAAATCCAGGGTAAGTGCCTCTAAATATAAACTCAAAAAAGCTATAATGGAACTGGGCCCGTCGGGTTTTCCTTTTGAAAAATTTGTTGGTAAACTTTTAGCCAATGAAGGATTTGCAACGGAGGTTGGTGTGATTGTTGAAGGGAAATGTGTATCCCACGAGATAGATGTGATAGCGCAAAAGGATAATAAACATTATATGATAGAATGCAAATACCATAGTGATCAGGGCCGGGTTTGTAACGTAAAAATACCCTTGTATATCCAATCCAGGTTTTTGGATGTTGAACAACAATGGGAACATCAAAAAGAACACAAGGAAAAATTTCATAAAGGGGGCCTATTTACTAATACTCGATTTACAAGTGACGCTATTCAATATGGAAAATGTGTAGGATTGCTTTTGACAAGTTGGGATTATCCGCTGGATAATGGATTGAAAGATAGAATAGATAAGGCGGGTCTACACCCGTTGACCGCTTTAACAACCCTTACAAAAGCCGAAAAAACAAAATTACTGGATGAAGGCATCGTGCTCTGCAAAGAGCTTCACGAAAGTCCTTCATTTTTAGATAAAATAGGAATTGATAAAACAAGACTCCAAAAAATTTTAGAAGATTCAAAGGAGCTATGTAAAAGCCATTAA
- a CDS encoding vitamin K epoxide reductase family protein, with protein sequence MSGHKMEGMGTRGVTRPMMNMDHTSHKHSGEGMDMSSMKMSAEDRMEMLKKHHKQTLWVYWVVVLLGFWMISTPLTFDYAKNVVEPSGGRDVWLSLADRIAAMRWSDIISGILLVFFGWRSLKPNRPYSVWICCFIGVWISMAPFIFWAPTAIAYYNGTMVGALIIALTILIPGMPNMINYMKMGGDVPVGWSYNPSSWPQRSIMIGLAFLGWLASRYLGAFQLGYIDTAWDPFFGDGTMTVLNSDMSHSFPISDAALGTLAYTLEVLMAFMGGTARWRTMPCMVTLFGILVIPLGIVSIFLIVSQPLSVGAWCALCLFSAIVMLPMIPLQIDEVIAMWQHMVQRKQKGDSVWEVFWKGGEALSTETDRRSPEMAEFNDRPWIIFKSSIWGMSFPWMLTISTVLGIWLMASPTAFGIGIETPFADLNHLGGALVIVFAVMAMAEVIRSLRYFNVLLGLVLAIMPWFMEDVNTVFALSTSLAGLFVMALSFSKGKIKETYGLWDKYVV encoded by the coding sequence ATGTCAGGCCACAAAATGGAAGGCATGGGCACACGAGGTGTTACTCGCCCGATGATGAACATGGACCATACTTCACACAAGCACAGTGGTGAAGGCATGGATATGAGTAGTATGAAAATGAGTGCAGAGGACCGGATGGAAATGCTGAAGAAGCATCATAAGCAAACCCTTTGGGTCTATTGGGTAGTGGTCTTGCTGGGATTCTGGATGATTTCCACTCCCCTTACCTTTGATTACGCCAAGAACGTGGTCGAACCCAGTGGCGGAAGGGATGTATGGCTTTCCCTTGCCGACCGTATAGCAGCAATGCGCTGGAGCGACATTATCAGCGGAATATTGCTGGTGTTTTTTGGTTGGCGCTCCCTTAAACCCAACCGCCCCTACAGCGTTTGGATATGCTGCTTTATTGGGGTATGGATCAGTATGGCTCCCTTTATTTTCTGGGCGCCAACTGCTATAGCCTATTACAACGGAACCATGGTTGGTGCCTTGATTATTGCATTGACCATTCTTATTCCCGGGATGCCAAACATGATTAACTATATGAAAATGGGGGGCGATGTACCTGTGGGTTGGAGCTATAACCCTTCAAGCTGGCCACAACGTTCAATTATGATTGGGCTGGCGTTTTTAGGATGGTTGGCCTCCAGGTATCTGGGAGCTTTTCAATTGGGATATATAGATACCGCTTGGGATCCATTTTTTGGTGACGGCACCATGACCGTTTTAAATTCCGATATGTCCCACTCCTTTCCAATATCTGATGCTGCATTGGGAACACTTGCATACACTTTGGAAGTTTTAATGGCATTTATGGGAGGAACCGCCCGTTGGCGCACCATGCCGTGTATGGTCACTCTTTTTGGGATTTTGGTAATTCCTCTAGGAATCGTAAGTATTTTTCTAATCGTTTCACAGCCGCTTTCAGTAGGAGCCTGGTGTGCCCTGTGCCTGTTTTCAGCTATAGTTATGCTTCCAATGATTCCATTACAAATTGATGAAGTGATTGCCATGTGGCAACATATGGTTCAAAGAAAACAAAAAGGAGATTCCGTATGGGAAGTGTTCTGGAAAGGTGGGGAAGCACTGTCCACTGAAACGGATCGACGTTCTCCTGAAATGGCAGAATTTAATGACCGCCCATGGATAATATTTAAATCTTCAATTTGGGGAATGTCCTTCCCCTGGATGTTGACGATCTCCACCGTTTTAGGGATTTGGTTGATGGCCTCACCCACGGCTTTCGGGATTGGAATAGAAACTCCATTTGCCGATTTAAATCATTTGGGTGGGGCACTTGTAATTGTATTTGCGGTAATGGCCATGGCCGAGGTAATTAGGAGCTTGCGTTACTTTAATGTTTTGCTCGGCCTTGTATTGGCCATTATGCCCTGGTTTATGGAAGATGTCAATACAGTATTTGCGTTAAGTACCAGCTTAGCGGGCCTTTTTGTAATGGCACTTTCTTTTTCAAAAGGAAAAATAAAGGAAACCTATGGACTTTGGGATAAATATGTTGTATAA
- a CDS encoding universal stress protein: protein MNNIIVPTNFSENCNKAAELGLKMARFYNSEIHFFHLVNTPVDWVQLDKQKEDLYPETKLKIGSAKADLRELEKKAEQQGLKCRTFLEYNGDIDNILDHCGHFKHDFIITGSSGTKGGIREFLGSNVEEIVRKADVPVIVVKDKEVSFPFKDILFVSDFKEDVKEEFKQVKSLAEKCDARIHLLKVNTKTDYNSIEQSLQPIKDFLENFPGFTTYSMNVHNESGVEEGINDFLTYKNVDLIAMCTHGRTGFLSLFSSSTVEKVTNHAELPVMTIKM, encoded by the coding sequence ATGAATAATATAATCGTCCCCACAAATTTTTCTGAAAACTGTAATAAAGCCGCGGAGCTGGGCCTTAAGATGGCTCGATTTTACAATTCAGAAATTCATTTTTTTCATTTAGTGAATACCCCTGTCGATTGGGTTCAATTAGATAAGCAAAAAGAAGATCTATACCCCGAAACAAAATTGAAGATCGGCAGCGCAAAAGCCGATCTGAGAGAACTGGAGAAAAAAGCTGAACAACAAGGGCTAAAGTGCAGAACGTTTTTGGAATACAATGGTGACATAGACAATATCCTGGACCATTGCGGCCATTTTAAGCACGATTTTATAATCACAGGAAGTAGTGGCACAAAAGGGGGTATTCGTGAATTTCTGGGGAGCAATGTTGAAGAAATAGTCAGAAAAGCCGATGTTCCTGTAATTGTGGTTAAGGATAAAGAAGTATCCTTTCCTTTCAAAGACATCTTGTTTGTATCAGATTTTAAAGAAGACGTTAAAGAAGAATTTAAACAAGTAAAATCACTTGCTGAAAAATGTGATGCACGTATCCATTTGTTAAAGGTGAATACTAAAACAGATTATAATAGTATTGAGCAGAGTCTGCAACCTATAAAAGATTTTCTTGAAAATTTCCCAGGGTTCACAACTTACTCAATGAATGTCCATAACGAATCGGGTGTAGAGGAAGGAATAAATGATTTTTTGACCTACAAAAATGTGGATCTTATTGCCATGTGTACGCACGGGCGCACGGGATTTTTAAGTCTCTTCTCCAGTAGCACCGTTGAAAAGGTAACCAACCATGCTGAATTGCCTGTAATGACAATTAAAATGTGA
- a CDS encoding DUF5676 family membrane protein, whose product MYQLNVKKFGLALGLTGALLYLGCILVMATVGREGTIIFFNSLLHGLDTSTIIRMDIPLWEAGLGLAQTFIIAWLVGACVAGFYNVTVKAK is encoded by the coding sequence ATGTATCAATTAAACGTAAAAAAATTCGGTTTGGCTCTTGGCCTCACCGGAGCGCTCCTTTATCTGGGGTGTATATTAGTGATGGCCACGGTGGGCCGTGAAGGAACAATAATATTCTTTAACAGCCTCTTACATGGCCTGGACACTTCCACTATAATCCGAATGGATATACCACTTTGGGAAGCCGGTTTAGGTCTGGCTCAAACTTTCATTATTGCCTGGCTTGTTGGAGCTTGTGTGGCCGGATTTTACAATGTAACAGTAAAGGCTAAATAA
- the nhaA gene encoding Na+/H+ antiporter NhaA, translating to MANLINLKAFKDFFNWSSSGGTLLMVGVIISLVIANSQFGDEFSSLLAGEFGWETELIHLRYPVIFWINDGLMSIFFLMVGLEIKREFIEGELSSFKKGTLPVMAALGGVGLPVLIFSVVNYGERTAGGWAIPMATDIAFALAIVGLLGKRVPVALKVFLAALAIVDDLMAVLVIAVFYSTTLNWFYILLAVVIFLSLLILNRSGVKCIWAYLIFGAFLWYFIHYSGIHATIAGVLVAITLPTTPNSAVESPLEKLEHILVKPVNFLILPLFALANTNIEFVDGMLPGLTAPLGMGIILGLFLGKPVGIFILSWISVKIGLSQKPACANWIHILGIGMVAGIGFTMSIFISSLSLSNEFLLAESKLSILFASILSAVGGSIALIWIYKSKRNKEKALKEKLLQHVINEESKAEKKSY from the coding sequence ATGGCTAATCTTATCAATCTTAAAGCTTTTAAGGATTTTTTCAACTGGAGTAGTTCTGGTGGTACTCTTCTGATGGTTGGTGTAATCATTTCCTTAGTAATAGCAAATTCCCAATTCGGAGATGAATTTTCCAGTTTATTAGCCGGCGAATTCGGATGGGAGACAGAACTAATTCATCTCCGCTATCCGGTTATTTTTTGGATCAATGATGGGTTGATGTCGATCTTTTTCTTAATGGTTGGTCTGGAAATAAAAAGGGAATTCATTGAAGGAGAATTGTCTTCCTTTAAGAAGGGTACCTTACCTGTAATGGCAGCATTAGGGGGTGTTGGTTTACCCGTTTTGATATTTTCGGTCGTAAACTACGGCGAAAGAACTGCAGGAGGATGGGCCATTCCTATGGCGACAGATATTGCTTTTGCACTTGCCATAGTAGGTTTATTAGGGAAAAGAGTGCCAGTGGCGTTAAAAGTATTTCTTGCGGCCCTGGCAATTGTTGATGATTTAATGGCAGTTTTAGTAATAGCTGTATTTTATAGCACTACACTAAACTGGTTTTATATCTTGTTAGCTGTAGTAATATTCCTGTCGCTTTTAATACTGAACAGGTCAGGCGTCAAGTGCATCTGGGCATACCTGATTTTCGGGGCTTTTTTGTGGTACTTTATACACTACTCGGGAATTCATGCCACCATTGCAGGTGTCTTGGTGGCTATAACTCTTCCTACAACCCCAAATAGTGCAGTTGAAAGTCCTCTCGAGAAACTCGAACATATTTTAGTTAAACCTGTCAACTTTTTGATACTGCCACTATTTGCCCTTGCCAACACAAATATTGAATTCGTTGACGGGATGCTACCAGGTTTGACAGCTCCTCTTGGAATGGGTATTATTTTAGGTTTATTTCTAGGAAAACCTGTAGGCATATTTATTCTGTCCTGGATTTCTGTCAAGATAGGCTTGAGCCAAAAACCGGCCTGTGCTAATTGGATTCATATATTGGGAATAGGAATGGTAGCGGGTATAGGATTTACAATGTCAATTTTTATTTCTTCCTTATCTCTTTCAAATGAGTTTTTGTTAGCCGAATCCAAGCTGTCCATTCTTTTTGCTTCAATTTTATCAGCTGTGGGAGGGTCAATAGCGTTAATCTGGATCTATAAAAGTAAAAGAAACAAAGAAAAGGCACTTAAAGAGAAGCTGCTTCAACACGTGATTAATGAGGAATCAAAGGCTGAGAAGAAATCGTATTGA
- a CDS encoding NAD-dependent epimerase/dehydratase family protein, which translates to MESITPLKNSLGSKGNLGREVVIVTGSSGMIGSALIHKLAKKYDVVGFDQDGYPFPPVEAECVCVDLTSDSRMAFAFERIRYAYGNKIASVVHLAAYYDFLGRPSELYDKVTVKGTERLLKYLQDFEVEQFIFSSSMLVYKPSSPGVKITEDSPLEPKWDYPKSKVTTEKVMHEKRGEIPIVMMRIAGVYSEEGSSIPITNQVQRIYEKQITAKLYPANTAHGSTYVHRDDVIDAMTLAVEKRKDLPAEVILNIGDDETLTYQELQDIISTEIHGKKIPIIGTPKWFAKAGAFMQNLFGKAFIKPWMIDLANDHLEMDSSRAKKLLGWKPEHSLRDTLPKMVKNLNDDPKKFYQENHLNK; encoded by the coding sequence ATGGAAAGTATAACTCCTTTAAAAAATAGTCTTGGGTCGAAAGGGAATCTTGGGAGAGAGGTTGTGATTGTAACAGGAAGCAGTGGAATGATTGGCTCAGCTTTAATTCACAAGCTTGCTAAAAAATACGACGTTGTGGGATTTGATCAGGATGGTTATCCTTTTCCACCGGTAGAAGCCGAATGTGTTTGTGTGGATCTCACAAGTGATAGCCGAATGGCCTTTGCTTTTGAAAGGATCCGTTATGCCTACGGTAACAAAATCGCCTCAGTTGTGCACCTTGCGGCTTATTATGATTTTCTGGGGAGACCCTCTGAATTGTACGACAAAGTGACTGTAAAAGGTACTGAGCGTTTGCTAAAATACCTGCAGGATTTTGAGGTTGAGCAATTTATCTTCTCGAGTAGTATGTTGGTATATAAACCTTCATCTCCCGGGGTGAAAATAACAGAAGATTCGCCTCTGGAACCTAAATGGGATTATCCTAAATCGAAAGTTACAACCGAAAAAGTAATGCACGAAAAAAGGGGTGAAATTCCTATAGTGATGATGCGTATAGCCGGAGTTTACAGTGAAGAGGGGAGTTCAATACCCATCACCAATCAGGTTCAGCGAATTTACGAGAAACAAATTACAGCAAAACTATATCCTGCCAATACAGCCCATGGCAGCACCTATGTACACCGGGATGATGTTATCGATGCGATGACTTTAGCTGTTGAAAAACGAAAAGATCTCCCAGCCGAAGTAATCCTGAATATTGGGGATGATGAAACCCTCACTTACCAAGAACTCCAGGATATAATAAGCACTGAAATCCATGGAAAAAAAATACCCATTATCGGCACTCCAAAGTGGTTTGCCAAAGCCGGGGCATTTATGCAAAATCTGTTCGGCAAAGCTTTTATAAAACCCTGGATGATCGATCTCGCAAATGACCATTTGGAGATGGACAGCTCCAGAGCGAAAAAATTGTTGGGCTGGAAACCCGAACATAGTCTTCGTGATACTTTGCCAAAAATGGTAAAAAACTTAAACGACGATCCAAAGAAATTTTATCAGGAGAATCATTTGAATAAATGA